From the genome of Carassius gibelio isolate Cgi1373 ecotype wild population from Czech Republic chromosome B10, carGib1.2-hapl.c, whole genome shotgun sequence, one region includes:
- the LOC127966857 gene encoding uncharacterized protein LOC127966857 — MADECLHSVQLGLEAVGKQIRDLEQRQAQLRERRAALESSRADAHKSGVSIQCAVNSPTTSTPCVSLRRPGAPRTRSSQMSFTATPGHHGPWVHPQRRTRAGSRATTSPPPAFEISIQNRFAPLRETGRDAVIIGDSIVRHVSATLAEVKVHTHCLPGARVLDVSAQIPAILKDGESPRAVVLHAGVNDTTLRQTEKLKRDFRSLIETVHSTTPVATIVVSGPLPTYRRGHERLFRADGLHPSRIGAELLSDNISRTLRSM, encoded by the exons atggcggatgaatgtctccactctgtgcagctcgggctcgaggccgtggggaagcagattcgcgacctggaacagaggcaggcccagctgagagagcggagagccgcgctggaatcatcccgggctgacgctcacaagtccggggtaagtatacagtgtgctgttaacagtcccaccacgtctactccgtgtgtttctctgcgcaggcccggtgcacccaggacgcgatcttcccagatgtccttcactgcgacgccgggacaccacggaccctgggtgcatccacagcggaggacgcgagccgggtcccgggctacgacttctccccctcctgccttcgagatctccatccagaaccgcttcgctcccctccgcgagacaggacgcgatgctgtgatcatcggagactccatcgtccgacacgtaagtgctacgttagccgaagttaaagtgcacactcattgtttgcctggtgctcgtgttctcgatgtttctgcgcagatacccgcgatcctgaaggacggcgagagccccagagcggtcgtgcttcacgccggggttaacgacaccacgctgcggcagacggagaagctgaagagggacttcaggagcctgatcgagacggttcacaGCACGACGCCCgtggcgacgatcgtcgtgtcaggaccactgcccacgtatcgacgaggacacgaaag attgtttcgcgctgatggattacaccccagcagaattggagcggagcttctctctgacaacatctccaggacacttcgctccatgtga